One genomic region from Xenopus laevis strain J_2021 chromosome 2L, Xenopus_laevis_v10.1, whole genome shotgun sequence encodes:
- the XB5720877.L gene encoding THAP domain-containing protein 1 codes for MPRCIVAGCTNYSSKASRSKGLKMHAFPLNLTRIKLWLKQIGQDFGNHDAFAQRIMDAKNSNPYRVCSDHFTAGCYITQGSKTVLTTDAMPTIFPNRKTPLSLQEDVYPSPPKKPREEELGTDTPTSNGTDGMNKLCYVVGAPVIIVNEVFTRSNGYNGAKDADTQFDRDFGVKHKRTSTNPRYFMKNVGTSTDPQEELNWCLPKIMVDASTSTDPLE; via the coding sequence ATGCCCAGATGCATCGTTGCCGGTTGCACCAACTACAGTTCCAAGGCGTCTCGCTCTAAGGGGCTGAAGATGCACGCGTTTCCTCTCAACCTGACGCGGATTAAGCTTTGGCTCAAGCAGATCGGCCAGGATTTCGGCAACCACGACGCCTTCGCTCAGCGGATCATGGACGCCAAGAACAGTAACCCGTATCGCGTGTGCTCCGACCACTTCACCGCGGGGTGTTACAtcacacaaggaagtaaaaccgTTCTCACCACGGACGCCATGCCAACCATTTTCCCAAACAGGAAGACCCCTTTGTCCCTACAGGAAGACGTTTACCCTTCGCCGCCCAAAAAGCCCCGGGAGGAGGAGCTGGGCACAGACACGCCCACGAGTAACGGTACGGATGGAATGAACAAACTGTGTTACGTTGTAGGGGCGCCGGTGATTATTGTGAATGAAGTGTTTACACGGTCCAATGGGTACAATGGCGCCAAGGACGCGGACACGCAATTCGACCGTGATTTTGGGGTGAAACACAAGAGGACGAGCACAAACCCCAGATATTTCATGAAAAATGTGGGTACCAGCACCGACCCGCAGGAAGAACTAAACTGGTGCCTTCCAAAAATAATGGTAGATGCCAGCACCTCTACTGACCCCCTGGAGTGA